Proteins found in one Phoenix dactylifera cultivar Barhee BC4 unplaced genomic scaffold, palm_55x_up_171113_PBpolish2nd_filt_p 000388F, whole genome shotgun sequence genomic segment:
- the LOC103700885 gene encoding thaumatin-like protein 1, giving the protein MSRFLIFMVLHSFLLFFVSGGLAAAFTLTNNCEYTVWPGSLSGAGTGELETTGFALEKGESRSLNAPAKWSGRFWGRTLCSTDSATGKFTCGTGDCGSGTMECSGGGAAPPATLAEFTLDGSGGMDFYDVSLVDGYNVPMLVVPQGASSPGGNCSATGCLVDLNGVCPSDLKVVLAGVDGGSESVACKSACEAFGSPQYCCSGAYGNPNTCKPSSYSQFFKNACPRAYSYAYDDASSTFTCYNANYLITFCPSTTSQKSAADNPEAAAGLPLINSTMAFLSGDASPSMPHAALLPVTLAVLAAIAAHLKV; this is encoded by the exons ATGTCCAGATTCCTAATTTTTATGGTCCttcattcttttcttctcttctttgtttcAG GGGGTTTAGCGGCGGCGTTCACGCTGACGAATAACTGTGAGTACACGGTGTGGCCGGGGTCGCTGTCGGGGGCGGGCACGGGGGAGCTGGAGACGACGGGGTTCGCGCTGGAGAAAGGAGAGTCACGGAGCCTGAATGCGCCGGCCAAGTGGTCCGGCCGTTTCTGGGGCCGCACCCTATGCTCCACCGACTCCGCAACCGGCAAGTTCACCTGCGGCACCGGCGACTGCGGATCTGGCACCATGGAGTGCTCCGGAGGCGGCGCCGCACCCCCGGCGACCCTGGCCGAGTTTACCCTCGACGGAAGCGGGGGAATGGACTTCTACGACGTCAGTCTCGTCGATGGCTACAACGTGCCGATGCTGGTGGTGCCGCAAGGAGCCAGCTCCCCCGGGGGGAACTGCAGCGCGACGGGGTGTCTGGTGGACCTGAACGGTGTTTGTCCGTCGGACCTGAAGGTGGTGCTCGCGGGTGTCGACGGGGGGAGCGAGAGCGTAGCGTGCAAAAGCGCGTGCGAGGCATTCGGGTCGCCGCAGTACTGCTGCAGCGGGGCCTACGGGAACCCGAACACATGCAAGCCGTCGTCATACTCTCAGTTCTTCAAGAATGCCTGCCCCCGCGCGTACAGCTACGCCTACGACGACGCCTCCTCTACCTTCACCTGCTACAACGCTAACTACCTCATCACCTTCTGCCCCAGCACCACCAG TCAGAAATCAGCGGCCGATAATCCGGAGGCCGCGGCAGGGCTGCCCTTGATCAACAGCACGATGGCCTTCCTGAGCGGCGACGCCTCGCCCTCCATGCCGCACGCGGCGCTTCTTCCCGTCACTCTCGCCGTCCTCGCTGCTATCGCGGCCCACCTAAAAGTCTAA
- the LOC120105879 gene encoding uncharacterized protein LOC120105879, giving the protein MALFIWKVVWDCLPTRRMLARRGIEVSPMCMNCPEAVETISHVLFECPQVAQIWRRASFPGLTFGVGDFLQQVRNALRSPSTAGWGTAAVFLAYYIWLDRNARVFEGRRASLRSVVERALCQAVEILEATEVDSSGIARDIWDPLFATTVSGFVFIAWEPPPPGYLKVNFDGSLPGGGNQAGVAFVIRDHGARLIAAGGCRSFEASAFRGLHITLESFYGLSILLWFAADWVASFAAHHSGEFLWTQNFSVPFVLRCLLDGDVAGSSHARIV; this is encoded by the coding sequence ATGGCACTTTTCATTTGGAAGGTGGTCTGGGACTGTCTGCCAACCAGAAGGATGCTGGCCAGGAGGGGGATAGAGGTGTCCCCGATGTGCATGAATTGCCCGGAGGCGGTGGAGACTATTAGCCATGTGCTTTTTGAGTGCCCGCAAGTAGCTCAGATCTGGAGGAGGGCATCCTTCCCAGGGCTTACCTTTGGTGTGGGAGATTTTCTACAGCAGGTGAGGAACGCCTTACGATCGCCGAGCACTGCTGGATGGGGTACTGCTGCTGTCTTCCTGGCATATTATATCTGGCTGGACAGGAACGCTAGAGTTTTTGAGGGGAGAAGGGCTTCTCTGAGGTCCGTTGTAGAGCGAGCTCTCTGTCAGGCAGTAGAGATCTTGGAGGCCACTGAGGTTGATTCATCTGGAATagctagggacatctgggacCCCCTCTTCGCTACCACAGTGTCCGGATTTGTCTTTATCgcttgggagcccccaccccctggcTATTTAAAAGTGAACTTCGATGGAAGCTTGCCCGGCGGTGGCAATCAGGCGGGAGTAGCTTTTGTCATCAGAGATCATGGCGCTAGGCTGATTGCAGCAGGGGGTTGCCGCTCCTTCGAGGCCTCGGCCTTTAGGGGGTTGCACATCACTCTGGAGAGTTTTTATGGACTCAGCATTCTTCTGTGGTTCGCggctgactgggtcgcctctttcGCTGCACATCACTCTGGAGAGTTTTTGTGGACTCAGAATTTTTCTGTTCCTTTTGTTTTACGTTGTTTGCTTGATGGTGATGTAGCTGGCAGTTCTCATGCTAGAATAGTGTGA